A stretch of Lutra lutra chromosome 9, mLutLut1.2, whole genome shotgun sequence DNA encodes these proteins:
- the AP5S1 gene encoding AP-5 complex subunit sigma-1 produces the protein MVHAFLIHTLRAPQAQDTGLCRVLYSCVFGAENSPDDPRPRGAERDRLLRKEQILAVARQVDSMCRLQQQASGRTPMDLQPQSSDEPVPLHEAPLGAFRLAAGDPFQEPRTVVWLGVLSLGFALVLDAHENLLLAEGTLRLLARLLLDHLRLLTPSTNLLLRADRIEGILARFLPHGQLLFLNDQFVQGLEKEFSAAWPR, from the exons ATGGTCCATGCTTTCCTCATCCACACCTTGCGGGCTCCACAGGCCCAGGACACGGGCCTTTGCCGAGTGCTCTACTCCTGCGTCTTTGGTGCTGAGAACTCACCGGATGACCCACGACCACGTGGTGCTGAGAGGGACAGGCTCCTCCGGAAGGAGCAGATTTTGGCTGTGGCCAG GCAGGTGGACTCCATGTGCCGGCTGCAGCAGCAGGCATCTGGCCGGACCCCCATGGACCTGCAGCCTCAGTCATCAGATGAGCCAGTGCCCCTGCATGAGGCCCCCCTTGGGGCCTTCCGCCTGGCAGCAGGGGACCCTTTTCAGGAGCCTCGGACAGTGGTATGGCTGGGTGTGCTCTCATTAGGATTTGCCCTGGTACTGGATGCCCACGAGAACCTGCTGCTGGCTGAGGGCACACTCCGGCTGCTGGCACGCCTCCTCCTCGACCACCTCCGGCTGCTGACCCCCAGCACCAACCTCCTGCTTCGGGCTGATCGCATCGAGGGCATCCTTGCCCGCTTCCTGCCCCATGGTCAACTGCTCTTCCTCAATGACCAGTTTGTCCAGGGTCTGGAGAAGGAATTCAGTGCTGCGTGGCCCCGCTGA